From a region of the Thermomicrobium roseum DSM 5159 genome:
- a CDS encoding Maf family protein yields MTLVLASASPRRRALLAVLGIPFVVDPAAIDEPLPERHSHPERIARALARHKATVVAARRPGDWVLAADTVVVFRGRLLGKPESAEEAHAMLRLLRGRWHRVITAVALARGRRRWVDHTTTWVLMRQYSDEDITASIARGEPFDKAGGYAIQDPDLRPVESWRGCYCNVVGLSIWLTWRLLQQAGFPVSTPDERTLPPVCQQCPLAPAEVTSRTANRE; encoded by the coding sequence GTGACGCTGGTCCTCGCCTCGGCCTCGCCGCGCCGGCGTGCGCTCTTGGCCGTACTCGGCATCCCCTTCGTCGTCGATCCCGCGGCGATCGACGAGCCGCTCCCGGAACGGCACTCCCATCCGGAGCGTATCGCCCGCGCATTGGCACGTCACAAGGCCACGGTCGTCGCCGCCCGGCGGCCGGGCGACTGGGTACTGGCAGCTGACACGGTCGTCGTCTTTCGTGGCCGGCTACTTGGTAAGCCGGAGAGCGCGGAGGAAGCACATGCCATGTTGCGCCTCCTGCGTGGGCGCTGGCACCGAGTTATCACTGCTGTCGCGCTCGCTCGTGGTCGTCGCCGTTGGGTCGATCACACCACGACCTGGGTCCTCATGCGCCAGTACAGCGACGAGGACATCACGGCCAGCATCGCCCGCGGTGAGCCGTTCGACAAAGCGGGAGGCTACGCAATTCAGGATCCCGACCTACGCCCAGTCGAGAGCTGGCGCGGCTGCTATTGCAACGTAGTCGGTCTCTCCATCTGGCTGACCTGGCGACTCCTCCAGCAAGCCGGTTTTCCAGTCTCCACACCAGACGAGCGTACTCTCCCGCCGGTCTGCCAGCAGTGTCCTCTCGCACCAGCAGAAGTCACCTCGCGCACAGCCAACAGGGAGTAG
- a CDS encoding ABC transporter permease, translated as MPIALLAAFAMRSLRLRRIRATLAGASIALAVFAVVAIRSAGLALIEAQQRTYAATGQPDIVASVHGLTPGLVAALARRDGVLEAESRLIQSSRLTVDGRWRAVRLVGIERFDQLALDRPELVAGRWPERGEVVLDVTARHLLGIEIGTLVAFQANPGDPIHYARVSGFAWVPARPSATLLDQFTAYVPLRTLRQWTGSEAANTLLVRVDNPALAGRVASELQRFLAARQIPSSGWTVRDPDSFLGARELATLLLLLRAFAILGTLTALFIVANTTIGLVTEERPQLGTLRALGTTRSQLVSAYLAPHIVIGTAGSVVGLLAGTAGGYVLTAYLAGLAGLVLPPLRVAPSSVLLALGCGLGIAVAGALGPILHATRTPAAQLLRGDTRAPGDPPRWLTRSTGWLAQRSPILGMSTRDPFRRPLRAALTVLVTAVALAALLASQIVDHSLRAGIAALYDRYRADAWLLTNPPVPPTYAHRLANSPPVRAAEPWVLTSGAIGSVRTDVWGLPAKTSVYQPVMLAGQWLDDAPAAYPPRAVITGNLARRLDAQVGDVLPLDLGRQRLPIQVSGIVDDESTYLGATAIGKVFLDHQILTRLLGRDDRAALYALRFWDTVRPSDSLTTVEQYARTLRPLTLLMAEDRAATERVLAVLTILARIVVLVITIATVFGITNALLLDLTERRREFGILRTLGTERATLVLLLAGQTLVIVVFGALLAVPVGFLLAVNILALVSRQLFAIPLALPSTVVLVLIAAVALTTALAVLIPALLAVRLRPVEVLRYE; from the coding sequence GTGCCGATCGCGCTGCTCGCTGCCTTCGCGATGCGCTCCCTCCGTTTGCGCCGTATCCGCGCAACGCTCGCTGGCGCGAGCATCGCGCTCGCCGTCTTCGCCGTCGTCGCCATTCGGAGTGCTGGTCTGGCATTGATCGAGGCGCAGCAGCGGACCTATGCGGCGACCGGACAGCCGGATATCGTCGCGAGCGTTCATGGCCTGACACCCGGCCTCGTCGCAGCGCTGGCGAGACGCGACGGTGTTCTCGAGGCGGAGTCGCGCCTCATTCAGTCGAGTCGCCTCACCGTGGATGGGCGCTGGCGGGCTGTCCGACTCGTCGGCATCGAGCGGTTCGACCAACTGGCACTCGACCGTCCCGAGTTGGTCGCCGGACGGTGGCCAGAGCGGGGCGAGGTAGTCCTCGACGTCACCGCTCGACACCTGCTCGGTATCGAAATCGGGACGCTCGTCGCTTTCCAAGCCAACCCGGGTGATCCGATTCACTATGCGCGCGTGAGCGGCTTCGCCTGGGTTCCCGCTCGCCCCAGTGCGACGCTCCTCGACCAGTTCACAGCCTATGTGCCGCTGCGCACGCTACGCCAGTGGACTGGCAGCGAGGCAGCGAACACGTTACTGGTCCGTGTCGACAATCCGGCGCTCGCCGGTCGAGTAGCGAGCGAACTCCAGCGGTTCCTCGCAGCACGCCAGATCCCGAGCAGCGGTTGGACGGTCCGCGACCCCGATTCGTTCCTCGGTGCCCGCGAACTCGCGACGTTGCTTCTCCTTCTGCGCGCCTTCGCGATACTCGGTACGTTGACAGCACTCTTCATCGTCGCCAACACGACCATCGGGCTGGTCACGGAGGAACGCCCCCAACTCGGCACCTTGCGCGCCCTCGGCACCACGCGGAGCCAACTCGTCAGCGCCTACCTGGCACCACACATCGTCATCGGCACGGCTGGAAGCGTGGTCGGCCTCCTCGCCGGGACAGCCGGTGGGTACGTCCTGACCGCGTACCTGGCCGGCCTTGCCGGGCTAGTACTCCCACCGCTCCGAGTCGCACCCAGCAGCGTGCTCCTCGCGCTCGGCTGTGGCCTCGGGATCGCGGTGGCCGGTGCACTCGGCCCGATCCTCCACGCCACGCGAACGCCAGCCGCTCAGCTCCTCCGCGGCGACACCCGGGCACCGGGCGATCCACCGCGCTGGCTGACCCGCTCGACAGGCTGGTTGGCCCAGCGCTCTCCCATTCTCGGCATGAGTACCCGCGATCCCTTCCGCCGCCCACTCCGCGCGGCACTCACTGTCCTGGTGACGGCTGTGGCACTCGCTGCGCTCCTCGCCAGCCAGATCGTCGACCACTCGTTGCGTGCCGGTATCGCTGCGCTCTACGATCGCTATCGGGCAGATGCCTGGCTCTTGACCAACCCACCGGTTCCACCCACCTATGCACACCGGTTGGCGAACAGCCCTCCTGTCCGTGCCGCGGAACCCTGGGTCCTGACATCCGGCGCGATCGGATCGGTCCGCACCGACGTCTGGGGGCTTCCAGCGAAGACGAGCGTCTACCAGCCGGTGATGCTGGCTGGTCAGTGGCTCGACGACGCACCCGCTGCCTATCCCCCCCGCGCGGTCATCACTGGCAATCTGGCTCGGCGCCTCGACGCCCAAGTGGGTGACGTTCTCCCCCTCGACCTCGGCCGACAGCGTCTCCCGATTCAGGTCAGCGGAATCGTCGATGACGAAAGCACCTATCTGGGGGCAACGGCCATCGGCAAGGTTTTCCTGGATCACCAGATCCTCACTCGGCTCCTCGGACGTGACGATCGAGCAGCGCTCTACGCCCTTCGGTTCTGGGACACCGTTCGACCGAGCGACTCTTTGACGACCGTAGAGCAGTACGCTCGCACGCTGCGCCCGCTCACGCTTCTCATGGCGGAAGATCGCGCCGCGACCGAGCGTGTGCTGGCCGTTTTGACCATCCTGGCCCGCATCGTCGTCCTCGTCATCACTATCGCGACCGTTTTCGGAATTACCAACGCGCTGCTCCTCGATCTCACGGAGCGCCGCCGCGAGTTTGGCATCCTGCGGACGCTCGGGACGGAGCGCGCGACGCTCGTGCTGCTCCTGGCTGGCCAAACGCTGGTTATCGTCGTTTTCGGCGCACTACTGGCTGTTCCGGTTGGCTTTCTGCTCGCCGTGAATATCCTCGCGCTGGTGAGCCGCCAGCTCTTCGCCATCCCGCTCGCGCTTCCCTCGACCGTGGTGCTCGTTCTCATCGCAGCGGTCGCACTCACGACCGCACTCGCCGTCCTGATCCCGGCTCTGCTCGCTGTCCGACTCCGCCCTGTCGAGGTCCTCCGCTATGAGTGA
- the carA gene encoding glutamine-hydrolyzing carbamoyl-phosphate synthase small subunit, which translates to MSIQRSRIGALVLEDGRIFPGTPFGARRPAEGEAVFTTVMTGYQEVVTDPSFYGQLVCMTYPLIGNYGVCDEDEQSRRPWAAGLIVREYCDRPSHWKARETLASYLERWGIPGLAHVDTRALTRHLRTHGTMRAILVPDRTGLTDAELVAWAQRAWTPDREDVVPAVRGEPATFGPADAPHIVLIDCGVKRNIIASLLRRAVRLTVLPYGVDAATVLALEPDGIVVSPGPGDPTRATDAIETVRVLATSGIPFFGICLGHQLLALAAGARTIKLTFGHRGGNHPVKEIPTGRVRITSQNHGYCVAHDSIPEQDGWQVWMINVNDGTVEGLRHRSLPVLTVQFHPEGSPGPQDSQDLFDAFVELVQQRWRARTARPIVLAGEGA; encoded by the coding sequence ATGTCGATACAGCGTTCGCGGATCGGTGCACTCGTTCTGGAAGACGGGCGGATCTTTCCGGGTACTCCCTTCGGAGCACGCCGCCCGGCTGAGGGCGAAGCGGTCTTCACCACTGTCATGACTGGTTATCAAGAGGTGGTCACTGACCCCTCTTTTTATGGGCAACTCGTCTGCATGACATACCCACTCATCGGTAATTACGGTGTCTGTGACGAGGACGAACAATCCCGACGCCCGTGGGCCGCCGGGCTGATCGTCCGCGAGTACTGCGACCGTCCGAGTCACTGGAAGGCGCGCGAGACGCTCGCCAGTTATCTGGAGCGATGGGGCATACCAGGGCTGGCTCATGTCGATACGCGCGCTTTGACGCGCCACCTGCGCACGCACGGAACCATGCGTGCGATCCTCGTTCCCGACCGCACGGGCCTGACCGACGCCGAACTCGTTGCCTGGGCGCAGCGAGCCTGGACGCCCGATCGAGAAGATGTCGTCCCAGCCGTTCGCGGCGAGCCAGCGACCTTCGGGCCAGCGGATGCACCGCACATCGTCCTCATCGACTGCGGCGTCAAGCGCAACATCATCGCCTCCCTCCTCCGCCGCGCTGTACGCCTCACCGTCCTTCCCTATGGGGTCGATGCAGCGACCGTCCTCGCGCTGGAGCCGGACGGGATCGTCGTCTCACCTGGCCCCGGTGACCCGACCCGAGCCACCGATGCCATCGAAACGGTCCGCGTTCTGGCCACCTCGGGGATACCGTTCTTCGGTATCTGCCTGGGTCATCAGCTCCTGGCCCTCGCAGCCGGCGCTCGAACGATCAAGTTGACCTTCGGCCACCGTGGCGGCAACCACCCGGTCAAGGAGATCCCCACCGGCCGGGTGCGTATAACGTCACAGAATCACGGCTACTGCGTGGCCCACGACAGCATACCCGAGCAGGATGGCTGGCAAGTGTGGATGATCAATGTGAACGATGGAACAGTCGAAGGGCTCCGGCATCGCTCGCTTCCTGTCCTGACTGTCCAGTTTCATCCCGAGGGATCACCCGGACCACAAGATAGCCAAGATCTCTTCGACGCTTTCGTCGAACTCGTCCAGCAGCGGTGGCGAGCACGCACAGCGCGGCCGATCGTGCTCGCTGGGGAAGGGGCATGA
- the speE gene encoding polyamine aminopropyltransferase has product MIDGGLWHTDDPEVPSQRVFLQVRDVLYRGTSPFQEIAVIETVLFGRALVLNNVLQTAERDEFCYHEMLVHPVMIAHPAPRRVLIIGGGDGGALRRVLQHPVEQVTMVEIDQQVVEACREHLWNIHRGAFDDPRVELRFEDGFAYVERRSATFDIIIVDGPDPLGPTPGMVLFSPDFYHGLADMLAPGGLVVQQTESPMLLPIQTAATHLHLREVLPIVRTYLTTVQSYDSFWSFTVASRDVDPAALDIETVAARLRERGIDDCQYYSPEIHWAAFRLPPFLRRFIEDSIALGRPADSHPLLPEAAARRATA; this is encoded by the coding sequence TTGATTGACGGTGGGCTCTGGCATACCGATGATCCGGAAGTCCCGAGCCAGCGGGTCTTCCTGCAGGTGAGGGATGTTCTGTACCGCGGCACATCTCCGTTCCAAGAGATCGCGGTCATCGAGACCGTGCTCTTCGGCCGTGCCCTGGTACTCAACAACGTGCTCCAGACTGCGGAGCGCGACGAATTCTGCTACCACGAAATGCTCGTGCATCCGGTGATGATCGCCCACCCGGCACCGCGCCGGGTGCTGATCATCGGCGGGGGTGATGGTGGTGCCTTGCGGCGGGTACTCCAGCACCCCGTCGAGCAGGTCACGATGGTCGAGATCGACCAGCAAGTCGTCGAGGCCTGCCGCGAGCATCTCTGGAACATTCATCGCGGTGCCTTTGATGATCCCCGCGTGGAGCTCCGTTTCGAGGACGGTTTTGCCTACGTCGAGCGGCGTTCGGCGACCTTCGACATCATCATCGTCGATGGCCCCGATCCGCTCGGCCCGACACCGGGTATGGTTCTCTTCTCGCCGGATTTCTACCACGGGCTCGCCGACATGCTGGCCCCAGGGGGGCTGGTCGTGCAGCAGACCGAGTCACCGATGCTGCTGCCGATCCAGACCGCAGCCACGCATCTCCATTTGCGTGAGGTGCTGCCTATTGTCCGCACCTATTTGACGACAGTGCAATCGTACGATAGTTTCTGGAGTTTCACGGTCGCCTCGCGCGATGTCGATCCGGCCGCTCTCGACATCGAGACGGTCGCCGCTCGTCTTCGGGAGCGCGGCATCGACGATTGTCAGTACTACTCTCCGGAAATCCACTGGGCGGCTTTCCGTCTACCGCCGTTCCTGCGCCGCTTCATCGAGGACTCGATCGCTCTCGGGCGTCCGGCTGATTCTCACCCGTTGTTGCCGGAAGCTGCGGCCCGGCGAGCGACCGCGTGA
- the speD gene encoding adenosylmethionine decarboxylase codes for MKSLGRHVIVELWGCQNIDSLQAVEEAIRDAVAATNATLRDLQVFPWEPYNGVSGIAILSESHLSIHTWPELGYAAVDVFTCGEHTNPEAAIPVLRERFRPQRMEVMQVSRGMIVD; via the coding sequence GTGAAGAGCCTGGGGCGACACGTCATTGTCGAACTCTGGGGTTGCCAGAACATCGACTCCCTGCAGGCAGTCGAAGAGGCCATCCGCGATGCAGTCGCGGCAACCAATGCGACGTTGCGCGACCTGCAGGTTTTTCCCTGGGAGCCGTACAACGGAGTGAGCGGCATCGCGATCCTGTCCGAGTCGCACCTGAGTATCCACACGTGGCCGGAGCTCGGGTATGCGGCGGTGGACGTCTTTACGTGCGGCGAGCACACCAATCCGGAAGCGGCGATCCCGGTCCTGCGGGAGCGGTTCCGGCCGCAGCGGATGGAAGTGATGCAGGTGAGTAGGGGGATGATCGTTGATTGA
- a CDS encoding efflux RND transporter periplasmic adaptor subunit: MSERRRRSIPIILALVTVAVVAGLWLWLRRPSETVWVTQRADLTASVEVPGRLVSLRTLPLRASYETRVRLLAVAPGDRVRAGDIVAVLDDTPLLTRRAQAEQQLLQAEATLSQAEATDAPLEVRLRAEQQRREAARAFDEVTRRLADKYVLAPSDGIVTELLVSEGAPVTTGSILARLADTSVLGVSATIDEVDARFFAEATTVRVTVDALPGWQGRGEVVGRGESATQQAGIVGFPLLIRLAETASDLRPGMTATIHLDTIVRHDVLVVPERAIRTVGERAFVTVVTNGRREEREVTLGLRSSGLVEIAAGLAEGEQVLLPAGN; encoded by the coding sequence ATGAGTGAGCGACGCCGTCGCTCGATACCGATCATCCTGGCACTCGTCACGGTCGCTGTCGTTGCCGGACTGTGGCTCTGGCTCAGACGGCCGAGCGAGACGGTCTGGGTAACCCAGCGGGCTGACTTGACCGCTTCCGTCGAGGTGCCGGGACGCCTCGTCTCCCTGCGTACGCTCCCGCTTCGCGCCAGCTACGAGACACGCGTGCGCCTCCTCGCCGTTGCACCTGGAGATCGCGTTCGGGCCGGCGACATCGTCGCTGTGCTCGATGACACACCGCTCCTGACTCGTCGAGCCCAAGCCGAGCAGCAACTTCTCCAGGCTGAGGCGACGCTCAGCCAAGCGGAAGCGACCGATGCACCACTCGAGGTTCGACTACGGGCTGAGCAACAACGCCGCGAGGCGGCACGCGCGTTCGATGAGGTGACGCGCCGACTGGCAGACAAATATGTGCTCGCACCGAGCGACGGTATCGTCACCGAACTCCTCGTCAGCGAAGGGGCACCGGTCACCACTGGCAGTATCCTCGCCCGGCTCGCTGACACGAGCGTTCTCGGCGTTTCCGCGACGATCGACGAAGTCGATGCTCGTTTCTTCGCCGAAGCGACGACAGTTCGCGTGACGGTCGACGCGCTGCCTGGCTGGCAGGGTCGCGGGGAAGTGGTCGGACGAGGAGAAAGTGCTACCCAGCAGGCTGGGATCGTCGGCTTTCCGCTTCTCATCCGGCTCGCCGAGACCGCGAGCGACCTGCGGCCCGGAATGACTGCCACGATCCACCTCGACACGATCGTACGCCACGATGTTCTCGTCGTCCCCGAGCGGGCCATCCGCACTGTTGGGGAACGCGCCTTCGTGACCGTGGTGACGAATGGGCGCCGGGAGGAACGCGAGGTGACACTCGGCCTGCGGAGCAGTGGACTCGTCGAGATTGCGGCAGGACTCGCCGAAGGTGAACAGGTCCTCCTTCCTGCTGGCAACTGA
- the rlmD gene encoding 23S rRNA (uracil(1939)-C(5))-methyltransferase RlmD: MPMGETLPTPRTLRTVPLHLEDMAYQGAAIGREDGRIVFAEYGIPGEDVLVAIEKDRKDHSLGRVIEVRTASPERVDPPCPYFGICGGCQWQHIRYEYQLVLKQAVVRQQLRRIGKFDDPPVLPTVPSPQPYGYRNHARFSVDGKGNLGYISRPGHGYRFLRIDRCLIMHPAINEVLRRLQERAHVKHQLMVRYGVNTGELLVHPDVSAIDPTIPSGQPAYHESLLGHRFRISASSFFQTNTAVAERLIQLVLERIAPTGNEVVVDAYAGVGTFAAFLAPRVARVIGIEESPSAVSDAQVNLDPFDNVEYVQAKVEHVLGKLAVRPDVVILDPPRVGCAPEALTGVLMLRPPRLIYVSCDPATLARDLRKLVDGGYRLLDVTPLDMFPQTYHIESVATLELAEGTP, translated from the coding sequence ATGCCGATGGGGGAGACATTACCGACACCACGCACCCTACGGACCGTTCCGCTCCATTTGGAGGACATGGCTTACCAGGGCGCGGCGATCGGGCGCGAAGACGGTCGAATCGTCTTCGCCGAGTACGGGATTCCTGGCGAAGACGTACTCGTCGCGATCGAGAAGGACCGCAAGGACCACTCGCTCGGGCGCGTCATCGAGGTGCGGACCGCTTCACCGGAGCGGGTCGATCCTCCCTGCCCATACTTCGGTATCTGTGGCGGATGCCAGTGGCAGCACATCCGTTACGAATACCAACTCGTGCTCAAGCAGGCCGTCGTGCGCCAGCAGTTGCGCCGCATCGGCAAGTTCGACGATCCGCCTGTCTTGCCCACTGTCCCCTCGCCGCAGCCGTACGGTTATCGAAACCACGCTCGCTTCTCGGTCGATGGCAAGGGGAACCTCGGGTACATCTCGCGCCCCGGCCATGGCTACCGCTTCCTCCGCATCGATCGCTGCCTCATCATGCATCCAGCGATCAACGAGGTCCTGAGGCGCCTCCAGGAACGAGCACACGTCAAGCACCAGCTCATGGTCCGATACGGAGTCAATACTGGCGAGCTTTTGGTGCATCCGGACGTCAGCGCGATCGATCCGACGATTCCCTCCGGCCAACCCGCTTACCACGAAAGTCTGCTCGGGCATCGCTTCCGGATTTCGGCCTCGTCCTTTTTCCAGACCAACACTGCGGTCGCCGAGCGCCTCATCCAGCTCGTCTTGGAACGGATCGCTCCGACGGGGAACGAGGTCGTCGTCGATGCCTATGCGGGTGTCGGCACCTTCGCCGCTTTTCTCGCCCCACGCGTCGCGCGAGTGATCGGGATCGAGGAGTCTCCCTCGGCCGTCAGCGATGCGCAAGTCAACCTCGATCCCTTCGACAACGTCGAGTACGTGCAAGCCAAGGTCGAGCACGTGCTCGGCAAGTTGGCCGTTCGGCCGGATGTCGTCATCCTCGATCCTCCGCGTGTCGGTTGCGCGCCGGAGGCGCTCACCGGTGTCCTGATGCTGCGACCACCTCGACTCATCTACGTCTCGTGCGACCCGGCAACGCTCGCACGGGACCTGAGGAAGCTCGTCGACGGCGGTTACCGACTACTCGATGTCACACCGCTCGACATGTTCCCACAGACCTACCACATCGAGTCGGTCGCGACACTGGAGCTGGCCGAGGGAACGCCGTGA
- a CDS encoding dihydroorotase, producing MLRGGRLVDPSQGIDGEADLLVADGQVRAVGGRVPEPSGATVIDAAGLVVAPGFVDVHAHLRDPGFPEKETLETGSVAAAAGGFTTICCMPNTMPPLDTPERIRELVERARSLPVRIFPIGTISRGRRGEELADLVGMAEAGAIGFSDDGDSTRSARVMRQALQLSRLLGRPIMVHCEDPTLSAGGVMHEGGVSQQLGLPGIPAAAEEIVLARDLELARLTGGWLHVLHLTTARGLMLVRRAKREGNRVTVEVTPHHLLMTDEWVAGIRRFAGEMKPFPAGPCPDPNAKVNPPLRPEADALALRAGLRDGTIDLIATDHAPHHEQDKPPVLERAAFGMIGLELALPLLLRLVRTGALTVSELVEFLSCRPATLFGLPGGTLRPGSPADVVVFDPEEPWQVTRATLRSRSANTPLLGLTLRGRVRLTIVGGKVAYVDTAFADRCTRSGRRADLSGYSLRSTPPG from the coding sequence GTGCTGCGGGGCGGTCGTCTCGTCGATCCCAGTCAAGGGATCGACGGCGAGGCAGACCTCCTCGTCGCAGATGGGCAGGTTCGAGCGGTCGGCGGACGAGTTCCGGAACCTTCTGGAGCGACCGTGATCGATGCCGCTGGACTCGTGGTCGCGCCTGGTTTCGTCGATGTGCACGCCCATCTGCGGGATCCCGGCTTTCCAGAAAAAGAGACGCTGGAAACGGGCAGTGTCGCGGCCGCGGCCGGTGGCTTCACGACCATTTGTTGCATGCCGAACACGATGCCGCCGCTCGATACACCGGAACGGATCCGCGAACTGGTCGAGCGAGCGCGCAGTCTCCCCGTACGCATCTTCCCGATCGGCACCATTTCGCGCGGCCGTCGTGGGGAGGAACTGGCCGACCTCGTCGGCATGGCTGAAGCCGGAGCGATCGGCTTTTCCGATGACGGTGACAGCACGCGGAGTGCTCGTGTCATGCGCCAGGCTCTCCAGCTCAGCCGGCTACTCGGGCGACCGATCATGGTGCACTGCGAGGACCCAACGTTGTCAGCGGGCGGCGTGATGCACGAGGGGGGAGTGTCGCAGCAGCTCGGCCTCCCTGGGATTCCAGCTGCTGCCGAGGAAATCGTCCTGGCTCGCGATCTCGAACTTGCTCGCCTGACCGGCGGCTGGCTCCATGTGCTCCACCTGACCACCGCTCGAGGACTGATGCTGGTGCGGCGAGCCAAGCGCGAGGGGAACCGTGTCACCGTTGAGGTAACGCCGCATCACCTGCTCATGACTGACGAGTGGGTCGCAGGTATTCGTCGCTTCGCCGGGGAGATGAAACCGTTTCCTGCCGGCCCCTGCCCCGATCCCAATGCGAAGGTCAACCCACCCCTGCGGCCGGAAGCGGATGCCCTGGCCCTGCGCGCCGGGTTACGCGATGGGACGATCGATCTCATCGCCACCGACCATGCGCCGCATCATGAGCAGGACAAGCCGCCGGTTCTCGAGCGAGCCGCGTTCGGGATGATCGGATTGGAACTCGCCCTCCCCTTACTCCTACGGCTGGTGCGCACCGGAGCACTCACGGTGAGCGAACTGGTCGAGTTCCTCTCCTGTCGTCCCGCCACGCTGTTCGGCCTGCCAGGAGGGACCCTGAGGCCGGGTTCCCCGGCCGATGTCGTCGTCTTCGATCCTGAGGAACCCTGGCAGGTTACGCGCGCGACATTGCGCTCGCGCAGTGCCAACACACCGCTCCTCGGACTGACCCTGCGTGGGCGCGTCCGACTCACGATCGTTGGAGGGAAGGTAGCCTATGTCGATACAGCGTTCGCGGATCGGTGCACTCGTTCTGGAAGACGGGCGGATCTTTCCGGGTACTCCCTTCGGAGCACGCCGCCCGGCTGA